AACGCCATGTTCACGTCGATGCCGACCAGGTGCCGCAGGGTGCATTCCGCGTCCGTCATCGGGCGCGCCCAGTCGTACGCCTCCTCGAACAGCTTCTCCTGCGGGCCGCGGACGTGGAAGCGCGGCAGGTCCTTGAGGAGCGGGTGGCCGTCGGGGGCCTCGCACGGCGCGCAGTCCACCGGGTCCTTGCCCAGCGAGCCGGGGTTGTGCTCGGCGTGCCGCCTGCCGTCGGCGTCGGGCTCGGAGGCGCGGGTCGGCGGGTGCAGCGCGGTCATGAGCTCCAGGCCGGTGACGGCGGTGGAGCCGCGCGGGGTCATGACGCGGGACGCGTACACCCCCAGGACGCGGGCGAGTTCGGCCGGCGGGAGCTGCGCGACGTCGCCCCAGTGGCGGGAGTCGAGCGCGTGCCAGGACGGAATGCACAGCTGGACGCAGGCCCGTTCGGAGCCCTTGGCGGGGCGGTAGATCCGGGCCCACGGGCCGAACCCGCGCTTGGTCAGCTTCCACTCCGCACGGGTCAGCTGCTTGACGACCTTGTGCCCCTCCGGCAGGCGCCCGGCCCGCCGCTCCGCGTCCGTGAGGGCGGCGGGCAGGCCGTAGCGTTCCAGCGCGGCCTCGGTGAGGACGAGCAGCGGGTCGGCGTCCTTGCCCGGCCCGGACAGTTTCGGCTGCCCGAGCCTCGCCTCGCGCAGCGTCCACTCCACCAGGGCCGGAACGCTCTTGGCGGGCACGTCCAGGACCAGGCCGCCCGTGCAGTAGGCGAGGACCTGGCCGTCCGCGTCGACGTCGACGACCGCGAGTGGGCCGTTCTCGAATCGGGAGCCGGTGACACCCGCCGGGGTGTCGGCCGGGGCCGCCTTGCGTACGTCTGGACGACGCGGGGCGGACGGCGGCGACGGCCTGGCGGCGCGCGTCGGACGCGGCTCGGCGTGTCCGACGGCGGCGGGGGCGGTCCGAGGGGTCTCGGATACCGGCCCGTCGGGAGTGTCCGAGGCCGGGGTGGCGGTCGGAGCCGTGGCCGGGGCCTGCTGAGAGGGGGCGGACCGGCCCGTCTGTGCGGCGGGTGCCGGCTCCGGGGGCGCGGCGGGGGCGGGGTACAGCTCCGCGAGCTTGTTCAGCAGCCGCGCGTACGCTTCCCGTTCCGGCCCGCGCGGCTCGGTCGTCTTCTTGACCGACTCCCAGCCCGACACCGTCGCCCGGCGCACCTTCAGCGCGGCGGCGACTTCGTCCAGCGTCAGGCCGTGCGCGGTGCGCAACCGCTTGCGCTCCTCCGCCGGCGGCAGCGGGGACCGGGACGCGACCAGCGCATCGACCGCGTCGAACAACTCGGACATGGAACACCTCCCGACGGCATCCTATGCCGACGGGAGCACGAAGCGCGCACATTCGGCGTACGAATCGCGTACGAAAGGCGTTCCGAGATGGCTGTGGCCCGGTGCGCGGGCTGCCGTGGCCAGTCGGCCGGAACCCCGCACCGGCGACCGGTGTCAGGCGTCCGCGATCCAGCTGCCGTGGAAGCCGAGCGGTACCCGGCCGGGCAGGTGGATCCGGGCCAGCGGGTGGCCGGCGAAGTCCTGAGCCGAGAGGATCACCAGGTCGGTCGCGCCGCGGTCGGGGTCGTTCACGTACGACAGCACGTAGCCGTCGTCCTCGTCCCGCGCCCCGCGCCGCGGCACGAACACCGGCTCGCCGACCGCCGCGCCCCGGGGGAAGCGGTGGAGCTGCCCGTTGCCGCGCAGCATGTCGTGCTTCACCAGGTAGTCGGCGAACTTCTCGTCCGGCGGCACGCCGTCGACCGTCTCGTACGCGCGCCACATCTCGGCCGCGCTCGCGGTGTAGGCGTACCGGTGCCGACGGGAGACCAGGGCTTCGTTGATGCGGGGGAACTCCTGCGGGCGGTCGTCCAGCCTGCTGCCGCGAAGCCGGCCCGCGCGCACGTCGATCGTCCAGCGGTCGAGCGCCGGCGAACCGGTCGCGGAGGGACCGTCCATGCCGCGACCGGCCGCGTAGAACGGCGCGGGGAACCCTATGTACTCCACCACGACCGTGTCGCCCTCGTCGTAGGCGTTGAGGGTGTGCGAGTAGTACACCGGGTCGATCTCGAACCAGCGCGTGGTGC
This Streptomyces misionensis DNA region includes the following protein-coding sequences:
- the tap gene encoding telomere-associated protein Tap; translation: MSELFDAVDALVASRSPLPPAEERKRLRTAHGLTLDEVAAALKVRRATVSGWESVKKTTEPRGPEREAYARLLNKLAELYPAPAAPPEPAPAAQTGRSAPSQQAPATAPTATPASDTPDGPVSETPRTAPAAVGHAEPRPTRAARPSPPSAPRRPDVRKAAPADTPAGVTGSRFENGPLAVVDVDADGQVLAYCTGGLVLDVPAKSVPALVEWTLREARLGQPKLSGPGKDADPLLVLTEAALERYGLPAALTDAERRAGRLPEGHKVVKQLTRAEWKLTKRGFGPWARIYRPAKGSERACVQLCIPSWHALDSRHWGDVAQLPPAELARVLGVYASRVMTPRGSTAVTGLELMTALHPPTRASEPDADGRRHAEHNPGSLGKDPVDCAPCEAPDGHPLLKDLPRFHVRGPQEKLFEEAYDWARPMTDAECTLRHLVGIDVNMAFAAGANGLIVGLGAPTHVRKPEFDPKLPGSWLVDLSHVDLSRVKTGKDTWADLEADLLPSPFTPKGDRPQGPAWYATPTVAYAVELGYEVRPIEAYVRQENGRYLDGWYQRLRDAYLATMADLGVHTDMTPEDFLAAMDGYRDRDPELATVVSAIKATVKGGLGKLRERPRGEGWRPGEPWRALARPTWRPDIRAAVISRTRINLHRKIVKHAAYTGQYPVAILSDCVVYASNGPSPLDFLPYREGKPLPGGFKLGINPGLVKHEGTQTVLWGEEVRERFDAPELNLARYIKDGTVTDADNGE